In a genomic window of Lycium ferocissimum isolate CSIRO_LF1 chromosome 9, AGI_CSIRO_Lferr_CH_V1, whole genome shotgun sequence:
- the LOC132029531 gene encoding transcription factor HY5 isoform X1, with the protein MQEQATSSIAASSIPSSSERSSSSALHLEVKEGMESDDEIRRVPEMGGEATGTTSASGRDGTSTAGQPQPSSAAGTQRKRGRSPADKENKRLKRLLRNRVSAQQARERKKAYLIDLEARVKEWETKNAELEERLSTLQNENQMLRHILKNTTAGAQEGRK; encoded by the exons ATGCAAGAGCAAGCGACAAGTTCCATTGCAGCTAGTTCTATACCTTCAAGTAGTGAGAGATCTTCTAGCTCAGCTCTCCATCTTGAAGTCAAAGAAG GTATGGAGAGTGATGATGAGATAAGAAGAGTGCCGGAGATGGGTGGAGAAGCCACGGGAACCACATCTGCTTCTGGCAGAGATGGCACTTCCACTGCCGGTCAACCTCAACCATCATCAGCTGCTGGCACTCAAAGGAAGAGAGGAAGAAGTCCTGCTGACAAAGAAAACAAGAGgttaaaaag GTTGCTGAGAAATAGAGTATCAGCACAGCAAGCAAGGGAGAGGAAGAAAGCATACTTAATAGATCTGGAAGCAAGGGTGAAAGAATGGGAAACAAAGAATGCAGAACTTGAAGAGAGGTTGTCCACTTTGCAAAACGAGAACCAAATGCTTAGACAT ATACTGAAGAACACCACAGCAGGTGCTCAGGAAGGGAGGAAGTAA
- the LOC132029531 gene encoding transcription factor HY5 isoform X2 — MQEQATSSIAASSIPSSSERSSSSALHLEVKEGMESDDEIRRVPEMGGEATGTTSASGRDGTSTAGQPQPSSAAGTQRKRGRSPADKENKRLKRLLRNRVSAQQARERKKAYLIDLEARVKEWETKNAELEERLSTLQNENQMLRH; from the exons ATGCAAGAGCAAGCGACAAGTTCCATTGCAGCTAGTTCTATACCTTCAAGTAGTGAGAGATCTTCTAGCTCAGCTCTCCATCTTGAAGTCAAAGAAG GTATGGAGAGTGATGATGAGATAAGAAGAGTGCCGGAGATGGGTGGAGAAGCCACGGGAACCACATCTGCTTCTGGCAGAGATGGCACTTCCACTGCCGGTCAACCTCAACCATCATCAGCTGCTGGCACTCAAAGGAAGAGAGGAAGAAGTCCTGCTGACAAAGAAAACAAGAGgttaaaaag GTTGCTGAGAAATAGAGTATCAGCACAGCAAGCAAGGGAGAGGAAGAAAGCATACTTAATAGATCTGGAAGCAAGGGTGAAAGAATGGGAAACAAAGAATGCAGAACTTGAAGAGAGGTTGTCCACTTTGCAAAACGAGAACCAAATGCTTAGACAT TGA